The following are encoded in a window of Brevibacillus sp. DP1.3A genomic DNA:
- a CDS encoding YtpI family protein, which produces MWFAFYMTGVLASLVASVYYSIHARRRGIHPLESRMMLGKMNVSLGILVSLFGINQFTFDSLDTIRIVVALIMLIVGAMNLFLGTRNYFRYRTAWQAELKKGV; this is translated from the coding sequence ATGTGGTTTGCCTTTTACATGACCGGTGTTCTCGCTTCCCTGGTAGCAAGCGTCTACTATAGTATCCATGCGCGCAGACGAGGCATCCATCCGCTTGAATCGCGTATGATGCTAGGGAAAATGAATGTGTCATTGGGGATACTCGTGTCTTTGTTCGGCATTAATCAGTTTACTTTTGATTCTCTCGATACGATCCGCATTGTTGTCGCGTTGATCATGTTGATTGTAGGGGCTATGAATTTATTTTTGGGAACTCGCAATTATTTCCGTTATCGTACAGCTTGGCAGGCAGAATTGAAAAAAGGGGTATAA